The genomic stretch GTGCCCTGACGGGGCTGCAACGTAGGAACAGTGTCATAACCTAAAGCGGTCAAGAAACTGGTCAACGCTGCCATGCCTTGGTCAAAGGAGTCAGCACAAACACCAAAAATTTGGTAGTCCGACAGCTCTGTCACTAGCCTGAGTGCCTGCTGAACCTTTGCGCGGACAAGCAATCCATCTAAAGCTGATTGCCTAGTATGGTCAAGGCAGTCAAATTGCTTCAGTAACGCATGGGCTTCAGAAAATGTCAAGGCAGCGACTTCAGGCATCTATAATTTCACAATCACCATAGGTAATAATACTTTGAACTCATTGTGTTGAGCAAGTTGCTATGGTGGGCGAAAGCTGACGAGGGCTATTAGTCTATGTGTCTTTTTTGGGCTGTACCAGCGATCGACCCACGGCAATATTCTTGGTCTTTCAGCCAGCTTTAGGATAGCCCACTCTACAATAGGAATAGGGTGGATACCAACGTAGTCAGTGGAGATAGGGGAGATTTGGTACGCCAATAGGGCAACAGGTTTTTCCCAATGCAGCCATTCTGATTACTTGAGCATTCCCTGGAAGGGTGGTTATCAGCAGGGTTAGTCTGCTCATGAAGAATCAACAGATTGTTCGAGTTTGTCAACATACCACTTGCCAAAATAATGGCTCCAAAGCTACGTTGGCAGCCTTTTTAAGCCAGGCTCCAGCCGGAGTAGTGGTCACTGGCACTGACTGTTTGGGGCTTTGTAACATGGGGCCATCGGTCTATGTTGAGCCAGATAGCACGTGGTATTGTCGAGTGCGGGCGGAAGATGTGTCTACGATCGTCCAATGCCATCTGAATGATGGTCAGCCTGTCCAAGAGTTGCTCCATCCTCGCTATCATCCCCACTATTGAGACAGCTTGAGATAAATGCTTGAGCTAGTCACGGGTTTTGATCAGAGTCATGCCTGTAACT from Cyanobacteriota bacterium encodes the following:
- a CDS encoding DUF1824 family protein, with protein sequence MPEVAALTFSEAHALLKQFDCLDHTRQSALDGLLVRAKVQQALRLVTELSDYQIFGVCADSFDQGMAALTSFLTALGYDTVPTLQPRQGTVYIKYKPNSGTCYVDSYPGNHRGVLVSCQSYYADGISETYGHLPLDLFTRLPDS
- a CDS encoding (2Fe-2S) ferredoxin domain-containing protein gives rise to the protein MKNQQIVRVCQHTTCQNNGSKATLAAFLSQAPAGVVVTGTDCLGLCNMGPSVYVEPDSTWYCRVRAEDVSTIVQCHLNDGQPVQELLHPRYHPHY